The following are from one region of the Ictalurus furcatus strain D&B chromosome 11, Billie_1.0, whole genome shotgun sequence genome:
- the LOC128615209 gene encoding tetraspanin-1, protein MMNFLQVLLTIKLQFLILLNTRFLFQVGGSGLIAVGFWMRLSGDVLGTNILGVFSIYAVNTVKVDIYFISVGIIMALLGFLGCCGAKKESKCLLIMFFSIIVVIFIAELTIGLFALAYSAYVSFTLRSQPPHAPSDLSCSCLFLFACTFLKIIVFLTIIKYEELAVAPVHSAS, encoded by the exons ATGATGAATTTCTTACAAGTGTTACTAACTATTAAATTACAATTTTTGATATTACTTAATACTAGGTTTCTTTTTCAGGTGGGAGGATCAGGCTTGATAGCTGTGGGGTTCTGGATGCGTTTAAGTGGAGATGTCCTGGGGACGAACATACTGGGGGTGTTCTCTATCTATGCAGTGAACACCGTCAAAGTGGACATATACTTCATTAGTGTTGGAATTATAATGGCCCTGCTGGGATTTTTGGGCTGCTGTGGGGCAAAAAAAGAGAGCAAATGTCTCCTGATAATG TTCTTTTCCATCATTGTCGTCATTTTCATCGCGGAGCTGACAATTGGATTGTTTGCCCTGGCCTATTCTGCATATGTAAGTTTTACGCTGAGGTCCCAGCCTCCTCATGCACCTTCTGACCTTTCCTGTTCCTGCCTATTTTTATTCgcatgtacatttttaaaaatcattgtaTTTCTGACCATTATTAAATATGAGGAGTTGGCGGTGGCTCCAGTGCATTCTGCTTCTTAA